CTCAAAATAGCTGCACAAATGCTTTTCGTATAATCGCGACTTTCTCACTTTGGAGTATTGTAAAATTTCATTGATTACAGCGCATTGCAACTAATTGAGGTACAACGCTCTTGTCTAAAAGTCAGGCAGAAAGGGATTTTTACTTCTGACTTCTGACTTCTTATATACAATTGTTCAAGCGAGTCTCTTTCTTCTTCCAACCATAATTTCATACAAACTTTTCTGATTAAGCATTATTGGCTACAAATCATTTAAGGTAAGAATAAGTATCTATGACAGGACTGTTAGAGATCAATTATTATACAGGTAATAGTTAAACATAACCAGCAAACGCACCACCTCTGATCCATGCAAGATTTTAGTCAATTGCTGTCCCTTAAAGTTAACGCAATCGCACAAAATTGGGTGGAAATTGTAGCCCAAGATAGACAAATCAAAAGTACCGAAAACCTTTCACGCACAGCAATTCAAGATCATATTCCTCATGTTCTTGCTGCTTTGGTGACAGTGCTGGCTCAAACTGAACAGAGTGATGTCAGGACAATTGTAGAAGCGAGTTTGCAACATGGTCTTGAGAGAGCAGAACAAGGCTTTGATCCCACGGAGGTTGTACGAGAATATCACCTGCTGCGCGTAACTATCATTTCTCATTTGCGTCCTGAATTGTCGCAAGGAACGGCTGAAGAGGTTTTACGGGCGGTGTCACTAATTAATACAGTTGTAGATGAAGCAATCGCCCAATGCTTTAAAAGTTATGTTAAACAGCGTTTCCAAGAACTGGAGAAATTACAAAACCATTTAACTTTAACTGTAGAAGAATTGAGGCGGTTAGTTCTTAGTAGCCAAGATCACATGAGCCTGCTAGCACATGAACTGAAAACACCGCTGAACTCAATCATTGGCTATTCAGAATTATTCTTGCGTCAACAGCGCTCCTCTCAGCAACAAATAAGAGATACTATTCCCAGTGTAGAACACATTGAGCGTGTAGTGCGCAATGCTCATCAGTTGCTTCACCTAATTAATGATGCCTTAGAGCTTTCTCGGTATGAAACGGGCAACATGCAGTTGCACTTAGCATCTACAGATGTGCGTTCTGTGATTAATATAGTTATCGAAACTATGCAGCCCTTAGCTGATGCGCAGGCATTAGAACTTGTACTGCTTTGTGATGATTTACCAAAACAAGTGATCACAGATCCGTTACGACTGCAACAGATTTTGACAAATTTAATTAGCAATGCTATTCGTTACACGCAAACAGGTAGCATTGCGATTGAGTGTCACAATATAGAGAGCAGTCAGTGGATGTTTGCAGTGACTGATACAGGAATTGGTATTCCTCCTGAAGATCAAGAGCGCATTTTTGAGCCATTTGCTCGCGCTCAACACTCCCACAGACCTCATCCCCCCAATAGCACAGGCTTAGGACTAGCCATAGTTACACGACTTGTAAAGTTATTGCAAGGCAAAATCACTGTCAAATCTCTAGTAGGAGTTGGTTCCACTTTTACAGTCATTCTACCATTGGAAGTAAGAACTTAGGAAGAGGTGATATCTTCAACTTCGTGATTGCGTTTGGTTGCGGTGGTTTTGACAAAGAGCAACTTAAAGGTGGTATAAGCCCTTGGCTTTAGCTTGTGCGTATCGCCATTTACGACGATCCCAGCTCAGTTAAGAGCGAACTACGATTAATTCACCTAGGTGAAGCAATGATGAGCAAATAAGCATTGATTCAAAAAGTGGTCAAGCAGAAAAAGCAATTTCTACTTGACCACAACGGGTGTAAATGGTACCAAAAAACTTTGTTGGAACTATACTGTAGTTAGCTCAAACGTTTTGAGATATTTCAGCCGATAATTTCTTTTTTGATTGAGTCCACTTTTGCACCTAATTCTTGCCGAGTAGGACCTTTGAGTAAATAGCGGAAAGTAAACCAAATTGTGTAACCAATCCCTGTTAACTCCAGCAGCGGACTTAGGAGCGGAATATCATTGATTGCATCTAGCACCGCCAATATTAGCCTGAGTAGAGTCACCGTCACTACAAGTAAAGCAAAGCTAATAACTGGTAGCTTATATTCGTTGACAAACCTACCTAAGTATTCGGGTAGTTCTGCCAAAAAGGTAGAAATTTGTCCACCAAACTGCTGCAATTCCTCTTCAGTTTCAGTCGCAGGTGGTAGCATTGCCAAAGTTCCTGGTTCTGAAGCTTCAAGTGCTTTGATGCCTTCTTTTATCTTGGCATCAGTGTATTCAGCTTGTTGTAATTCGCTGTCCATAATACTTGCTCCCTCTCAAATAACAACAATTTTTTCTACTTATATTTATGGTACTAGCCTAGCATGTCATAAACTGCTGCAACTACAGGATATTCGTCAGCTTTATTGCCAACACACTCTGTAATTTCAGCACCACTTTATCTGATGATTGCGATCTTTCTCCTGCACAACCACAAATACTCTGTTGATTGGCAAACCAGAATCTCTCAATTTATACAGCTCACATTTTGCACAGAGTAATGAGTAAATACGCTTACAGTACACTGATTCAAACCGAAGACCATCCTTACTTCCTCCTAAGCGCTAAAATTATTTGTACAAGAATCTTCTAAATGAAGTTAATCATATTAATACTATTTTTTAACGAAATGTTCACCCATCTTTTGGGATAAGTTTTCTCTTTATCAAATTGAAAAATTATTCGTTTTTAGATAAAGTCCAATAAAATGTTTTTCTACAACAAGTCAACTATACTGGAATTCCTGATTTAGCAATTTTTATGGTAGGGATTGGTGAGCGCTATCTAATTATAGACCACATGCATCAAAGATTTTGGTGGGGGGAGAGCAACCCATTACTCATCTTGACGTCGCACTGTCCAACATTACTGACTCAAGCGCGACTGACGGCTCTGTTGTTTATTGTTCAATAAATGGTCTAGCTGATTTCCTTGAAATGCTTATCATTTCTTTATTTTTAGGAATCTAATGCTTGACAATCTTTGCCAGAAAGTAGTCAGAACAATACTACTAGCTCATAATACAAATTTTCACAGGTAATCAGGGTTCTGAGAAACTACTTCAAAAGTCAACATCTAGCGCTCGCTAGATAATGCATCTTCAGAGGAAGACTCCTGGAGATTACAAGACTATATATACATATAGTCTTGTAATCTATAATATTTGGCACTTTTCTAATTGTGAGTCACCAAAATATTAAAAAGTTTTAAATCATTCTCTCGGTAAAATCAAGTCATTCTCTAGGAAGATGGTTCCCAATCATGAAATTTATAATCTAAGAGATAGGAGAACATGTGAAGGAGAAAGTGAACGATATCACTGGCTCTAATTAGGTACTTAAACTTAGACAATAGCAAGAGGATGGATAGTTTTTTCTATGTGGGTGTTAATGCTTGCTGTTGTATAGGTGCTGCGTTTATCGTGGATTTGTTAAGAAGTAGAGCTATCCCAAAGCCAGTAGTTGCAGTTGCAGTTGCTATCAACCTAACGATTTAACCAGTAACTTGAACGGTAACACTAGGGGTTGTCTTGTGAAAAATCTTTAAGCTCTGCTTGTAGAAACGCCTAAAGATTAATAGAGATTTCTAGATTGGCATGTGTACTTAAGTTGTGATCAAGGAGATAACATGTTTAAAAGTGTGGAAATGACGTTGGGTTTGCTGTGGAACCAACTTGGAGCAGTACCAATCCCAGCAAATCCGGAACTTGTAAATCCAGAACAGGCTGCGCTTGTCTTTTGTGATCCTAAATTTTTAGTCGCATTAGTGACTGGTGTATTGATGGCATTTGCCTTTCAATTACTATTAACAAACTTCTCCATAGCTGTGGGAATATCATCTTTAGGAACAGGTGATGGTTCTGATGATTCAGAAGGCTTGGGTGGAACAATTCGTAAAGTTGAAACAGCCGCAGGTCTTTGGGCGGTTGTTACCGCAACCATTGCATTATTCGGTGCTTCTTTTCTGGCAGTCAAACTAAGCTTGGTTGAAAGTGCGCTTATAGGAGGGATAATTGGTGTAGTCATCTGGTCTACCTACTTCTCCTTAATAACTTGGTTTGGTTCAACAGCAGTAGGTTCCTTAATTGGTTCTGTTGTCAGCACTGCGACTTCTGGCTTCCAAGGACTCGTGGGTACAGCAACTACAGCTGTTGGCGCTAATGTTGCTAAAAATCAAATGGTTTCTACTGCTGAGGAAATTACCGCAGCCGTCCGCCGCGAACTCACATCAGGTTTTGATGCTGATAGTATCAAAAACACAGTGCAAAAATCTTTAGCTGGTGTGCAATCACCCCAGTTGGATATCAAAGAAATTCGCTCTCAGTTTGACAAGCTGCTCAAAGACGCAGATTTGGAATCAGTTGCTGATAGTGACTTGCTAAAAAATATCGATAGCCAGACTTTTGTCGATTTAATTAGTAGTCGCACAGACTTCTCTAAAGAAGATGCCAATCAGCTTGTAGATCAATTGCAAGGTGCTTGGAACCAAGCTGCTCAAGGGCAAAATCCCACAGAACAAGTTATTAATTTACTTAACTCTGCCACTCCGGAAGAATTGAAGCCAGAGCAATTAAGTCAACAGCTACAGCAATTAGCCTCAGTCGCTGCAAGCAATATTAACCCCACCGGCGGGATAGTGAAGCAAGGTGTAGAAATTGGTTTGGGTGCTGCTTTACCAGCAGTTTTGAAAAAGGTAGACTTCTCGCAGATAGACATTGAGAAAATTAAACCCCTGCTACAACAGCTAGGAGGAAAAGTTAAGGAAATAGATGTTGATAAAATTACAGCACAACTGCAAAAGCTTAAAGACCAAGCAACAGAGCAAGCTGGTCAGTTGGGTAGTTCTGTAGGTAGTAAATCGCCTTCCTCTCAATCCAACACTATCAAGGCAGATGTAGAAGAATACATACAAAACTCTTTACCTTGGCATTTTAACCCTCTGACAATCAAAGATGAATTCAAACAAGTCATCTTTGACGACAACGCTAACCCCGGAACTGTAAAACGGGAGTTGGAGGAACTCAACTTAGAGTATTTCGCCAACTTGCTATCGCAGCGAGAAGACATCAGCGAAGCAAAAGTCAAAGAAATTGCTGAGCAGATGGAAAGCATTCGCACCGAAGTTTTAGAAACTGTTAACCAAGCGGACGCGACAGAAAAATCCCAAAACCTCCGCACTCGCTTAGAAGACTACCTGCGTTCGACTGGTAAAGCAGAACTTAACCCAGAAGGTATTGAGCAAGACTTGACAAAGCTGCTGGAAGATCCAGAAGCTGGTGTTGAAGATTTGAGTCAACGATTTTCAGATATTGACCGTGATAGCTTGGTGAAGCTGCTGGCTGGACGCGAAGATATTAACGAAGAGGAAGCCAATAATATTGTTGGTCAACTCGAACGTACACGTGATAATGTCTTAAATCGGGCAAAAGAACTCCAGGAACAAGCCAAAGCGAAAGCTGATGAACTGCGGCAAAAAGTAGAAGAATATTTGCGCAATACGAACAAAGAAGAACTTAATCCAGAAGGTATCAAGCGTGATTTTGGAACTTTGCTAGAAGATCCCCAAGCAGGATTTGAGGCTTTAAAGGGAAGGTTCTCACAGTTTGACCGCGATACTTTAGTAAAATTATTAAGTCAGCGGCAAGATTTGAGCGAAGAACAGATAAACCAAAACATTGACTCTTTACTTGCAGTCCGGGACAATGTTTTGCAAGCACCTCAAAAAGTAGCGGGTAAAGCCAAAGAGCAGTACGAGCAAACTACAACCGCTATTGGTGAGTATCTCCGCAATACGAATCTGGAAGAACTCAATCCTGAAGGAATTCAGCAAGACTTGCAAAAATTACTCGCCGATCCTAAAGATGGTGCGAATGCATTACGCGATCGCCTGTCCCAAGTTGATCGCGAAACCTTAGTCAAACTCCTGACGCAACGAGGAGATTTGAGCGAAGAGCAAGTAAACCGTACTATCGACTCTTTGCAACAAGGAATTGATCAGATTGTCAAAGCGCCGCAACGCTTGGCAAAGCGTACGACTCAAAAGGTTCAGGACTTTGAAGCGAATCTGGAAAACTACCTGCGCAACACCAACAAAGACGAATTAAACCCCGAAGGAATCAAGCGCGATTTGCAATTGCTGCTATCTTCTCCTCGCGCTGGAGTCGGAACTTTAAGCGATCGCCTTGCCAAATTTGACCGTTCGACAATTGTAGCTTTGCTGTCTGGGCGCGAGGATATCTCAGAAGAGGAAGCCAACCGAATTGTAGACCAAATCGAGTCTGTGCGTAACTCTGTGGTTGAACAATATGAGCAAGTTCAGCAAAAAGTACAATCGGTGATTGACGGTGCCACGCTTAAAGTTCGCGACTATCTCAACTCACTCGAACGTCCCGAACTCAACTATGAAAGCATTCAGCAAGATTTTGCCACATTGTTTGACGATCCACAAGCAGGATTTGAGAGTTTGCGCGATCGCCTCGGTCAATTTGATCGTGAAACCCTAGTTGCTGTCTTGAGTTCGCGTGAGGATATTTCCGAAGAGCAAGCAAACCAAATTATCGAGCGAATTGAAGGGACGCGGGATAAGGTGTTACATCAAGCCGAACGCATCCAAAAGGAAACGCAAAAACGTCTCAATGCTGTTAAAGAGCAAGCTCAAAAGCAAGCAGTTGAAACTAAAAAAGCCGTTGCAGGTGCTGCTTGGTGGTTATTTAATACCGCTTTTCTTTCCTTAGTAGCTTCAGCAATAGCTGGAGTGATAGCTGTAAAAGGTCTAAGTTTCTTAGGTTAAATTTTTTACTCGTTCATGGTTATGCCTCTCCCTGGAGAGGCTTTTTTGTTAAAGTGAACAACAAGATTCCCAACTTGTTTTAGAAGTCGGGAATCTGAGGATGCGTAACTTTCATAAATCAGAACGCGACTAATCTTTATGATCAAGCGATTTTTCCGAAAAGCCCTGACATTGTTGTCAGTGTATTACGCTTATACGATTGAGTATCGTGCAGAAGTCATTTTATGGCTACTGTCAAACTCTCTACCAATTATTTTAATGGGAGTGTGGATAGAAGCGGCTCAAGGAGGACGGTTCAATTTGTCACCTGTGGATTTTGCTCGTTACTTTCTTGCAGTTTTCATTGTTAGGCAAATCACAGTAACTTGGGTGGTTTGGCAGTTTGAAGATGAAATAGTACAAGGAAAACTTTCACCGCGCTTGTTACAACCTATTGATCCCGTGTGGCATCATGTTGCTTCCCATATTGCT
This portion of the Brasilonema sennae CENA114 genome encodes:
- a CDS encoding MFS transporter, whose product is MFKSVEMTLGLLWNQLGAVPIPANPELVNPEQAALVFCDPKFLVALVTGVLMAFAFQLLLTNFSIAVGISSLGTGDGSDDSEGLGGTIRKVETAAGLWAVVTATIALFGASFLAVKLSLVESALIGGIIGVVIWSTYFSLITWFGSTAVGSLIGSVVSTATSGFQGLVGTATTAVGANVAKNQMVSTAEEITAAVRRELTSGFDADSIKNTVQKSLAGVQSPQLDIKEIRSQFDKLLKDADLESVADSDLLKNIDSQTFVDLISSRTDFSKEDANQLVDQLQGAWNQAAQGQNPTEQVINLLNSATPEELKPEQLSQQLQQLASVAASNINPTGGIVKQGVEIGLGAALPAVLKKVDFSQIDIEKIKPLLQQLGGKVKEIDVDKITAQLQKLKDQATEQAGQLGSSVGSKSPSSQSNTIKADVEEYIQNSLPWHFNPLTIKDEFKQVIFDDNANPGTVKRELEELNLEYFANLLSQREDISEAKVKEIAEQMESIRTEVLETVNQADATEKSQNLRTRLEDYLRSTGKAELNPEGIEQDLTKLLEDPEAGVEDLSQRFSDIDRDSLVKLLAGREDINEEEANNIVGQLERTRDNVLNRAKELQEQAKAKADELRQKVEEYLRNTNKEELNPEGIKRDFGTLLEDPQAGFEALKGRFSQFDRDTLVKLLSQRQDLSEEQINQNIDSLLAVRDNVLQAPQKVAGKAKEQYEQTTTAIGEYLRNTNLEELNPEGIQQDLQKLLADPKDGANALRDRLSQVDRETLVKLLTQRGDLSEEQVNRTIDSLQQGIDQIVKAPQRLAKRTTQKVQDFEANLENYLRNTNKDELNPEGIKRDLQLLLSSPRAGVGTLSDRLAKFDRSTIVALLSGREDISEEEANRIVDQIESVRNSVVEQYEQVQQKVQSVIDGATLKVRDYLNSLERPELNYESIQQDFATLFDDPQAGFESLRDRLGQFDRETLVAVLSSREDISEEQANQIIERIEGTRDKVLHQAERIQKETQKRLNAVKEQAQKQAVETKKAVAGAAWWLFNTAFLSLVASAIAGVIAVKGLSFLG
- a CDS encoding sensor histidine kinase yields the protein MQDFSQLLSLKVNAIAQNWVEIVAQDRQIKSTENLSRTAIQDHIPHVLAALVTVLAQTEQSDVRTIVEASLQHGLERAEQGFDPTEVVREYHLLRVTIISHLRPELSQGTAEEVLRAVSLINTVVDEAIAQCFKSYVKQRFQELEKLQNHLTLTVEELRRLVLSSQDHMSLLAHELKTPLNSIIGYSELFLRQQRSSQQQIRDTIPSVEHIERVVRNAHQLLHLINDALELSRYETGNMQLHLASTDVRSVINIVIETMQPLADAQALELVLLCDDLPKQVITDPLRLQQILTNLISNAIRYTQTGSIAIECHNIESSQWMFAVTDTGIGIPPEDQERIFEPFARAQHSHRPHPPNSTGLGLAIVTRLVKLLQGKITVKSLVGVGSTFTVILPLEVRT
- a CDS encoding CAAD domain-containing protein; translation: MDSELQQAEYTDAKIKEGIKALEASEPGTLAMLPPATETEEELQQFGGQISTFLAELPEYLGRFVNEYKLPVISFALLVVTVTLLRLILAVLDAINDIPLLSPLLELTGIGYTIWFTFRYLLKGPTRQELGAKVDSIKKEIIG